One genomic window of Ziziphus jujuba cultivar Dongzao chromosome 4, ASM3175591v1 includes the following:
- the LOC107416288 gene encoding myosin-binding protein 3 isoform X4, whose product MASNRFATMLHRNTHKLILILVYALLEWVLIILLLLNSLFSYLITKFANYFGLKKPCLWCSRVDHILEPGKGTKSYTDLVCESHAMEISQLGYCSNHQKVAESQKMCGNCLASQPNYIGKSTGMTRRMAFISWMNDNRLENDENVFTCSCCNESLSSKNQHPHLLFKSAWESMEYNQKGDLIIEAMDGDDNDNNGGEYLGSIKHDKLPNHSKNIDCEMEINNEEHDDDGDTRIADENRFPSNVHSFSLRETPEEDCLSSASMFICYEKEAMEDNKSSSLDIARQDSNGTEFGTQFSDGSTIHCCSEEDDLVEIIDLSCKDHRIHDLNHRLIPIELIDFSTRADQGLYSLKEEDSVKHSHEDENLHYNSRVGSQLEIAGKAELVIMNKSAEKTGNGEFESSKMEEAAVDKSSLPDGEDREQDLVGKSSEQVFTSQEVQTLSTNVKKVAMENPNNQPAAESKEERDAFLDDQTISRTLVSTQVSDCSADQFQEDQSLINNDGAEIYKGPDALMAQNDHGSQHMEKAVVHRETGSVEKNQNGTENLCLLSEDNEPKEEKYPDTPTSVENLHYLEKKQLQFERRESGTKESFYGNVVNQLEELEEERSASAIATNQTMAMITRLQEEKAAMQMEALQYQRMMEEQSEYDQEALQLLNDLMVKREKEKQELEKELEVYRKKVVDYEEKESLRMIRRIRDGSVRSGNSSASCSHECYSDHELSIDLNHEGRDGDTMSFNGNQESSNYNTPAAEIINLEEMALDCVKNISVLDDSLVEFEEERTSILDQLKALEERLIKLGVSNELSEDHNDFSSLEDNGFSKDKHYHEEKTLSSMAKSLLPLLDAAGDETDQEGLRYEDNVVEYKSDDQIQVSELDKQKVIKIEEVDHVYERLQALESDSEFLKHCMGSIKQGDKGKDLLQEILQHLRDLKTIELQERNMHRGSLSFGEVPL is encoded by the exons ATGGCTTCCAACAGGTTTGCAACCATGTTGCATAGAAACACCCACAAACTCATTCTAATTCTGGTTTATGCACTTCTTGAATGGGTTCTGATAATCCTTCTGCTCTTAAACTCCTTGTTCAGCTACTTGATTACCAAATTTGCAAATTACTTTGGTCTTAAAAAGCCCTGCCTGTGGTGTTCTAGAGTTGATCACATCTTAGAACCTGGTAAAGGAACAAAGTCTTATACAGATCTTGTATGTGAGAGCCATGCAATGGAGATTTCTCAATTGGGTTACTGCTCAAACCATCAAAAAGTTGCTGAATCACAAAAAATGTGTGGGAATTGCTTGGCCTCTCAGCCAAATTATATCGGAAAATCCACGGGAATGACTAGGAGGATGGCTTTCATATCGTGGATGAACGACAACAGGCTCGAAAATGATGAAAATGTTTTCACGTGTTCTTGTTGCAATGAGAGCTTGAGCAGCAAAAATCAACATCCTCATTTGCTGTTTAAGTCAGCTTGGGAATCTATGGAGTACAACCAGAAAGGAGATTTGATTATAGAAGCAATGGATGGTGATGATAATGACAACAATGGAGGTGAGTACCTTGGGTCAATAAAACATGATAAGCTGCCAAATCACAGCAAGAATATTGATTGTGAGATGGAAATAAACAACGAAgaacatgatgatgatggtgatacTAGAATAGCAGATGAAAATCGTTTTCCTTCTAATGTTCATAGCTTTAGCTTGAGAGAAACACCAGAGGAAGATTGTTTAAGTTCTGCATCAATGTTTATTTGTTATGAAAAGGAAGCAATGGAAGATAACAAATCAAGTTCACTTGACATTGCGAGGCAAGATTCTAATGGCACCGAGTTCGGTACTCAATTCTCGGATGGTTCTACCATCCATTGTTGTTCTGAAGAAGATGATTTAGTTGAAATTATTGATCTCTCTTGCAAGGATCATAGGATTCATGATCTCAATCATCGTTTGATTCCTATCGAGTTGATCGACTTTTCAACAAGAGCAGACCAGGGACTCTACAGCTTAAAAGAGGAAGATAGCGTAAAGCATTCTCATGAGGATGAAAATCTACATTATAATTCAAGAGTTGGATCACAACTCGAAATTGCAGGCAAAGCAGAATTAGTAATAATGAACAAAAGCGCAGAGAAGACAGGTAATGGAGAATTTGAAAGCTCGAAAATGGAGGAGGCTGCTGTTGATAAATCTTCATTGCCAGATGGTGAAGATAGAGAACAAGATTTGGTAGGAAAGTCAAGTGAACAAGTTTTTACAAGTCAAGAAGTTCAAACTTTATCAACCAATGTTAAAAAAGTAGCCATGGAAAATCCAAACAACCAACCAG CAGCAGAATCTAAAGAAGAAAGGGATGCATTTTTGGATGATCAAACTATTTCAAGAACCTTGGTAAGCACACAAGTTTCTGATTGTTCAGCTGATCAATTTCAAGAAGATCAATCTCTCATAAACAATGATGGTGCTGAAATTTATAAGGGTCCTGATGCGTTAATGGCTCAGAATGATCATG GTTCACAACATATGGAAAAAGCTGTAGTGCATAGGGAAACAGGTTCAgttgaaaaaaaccaaaatgggACAGAAAATCTATGCTTGCTTTCAGAGGATAATGAACCGAAGGAAGAGAAATATCCTGACACACCGACTTCTGTTGAGAATCTCCATTACTTGGAGAAGAAGCAGCTGCAATTCGAGAGGAGGGAATCCGGGACAAAGGAGTCTTTCTATGGAAATGTCGTTAATCAACTGGAAG AACTAGAGGAAGAGAGGAGTGCCTCTGCAATAGCTACCAACCAGACAATGGCAATGATAACCAGGCTTCAAGAAGAAAAAGCGGCTATGCAAATGGAGGCCTTGCAATACCAAAGGATGATGGAAGAACAATCCGAGTATGATCAGGAAGCTTTACAGCTACTGAATGACCTGATGGTCaaaagagagaaggagaagcaGGAACTCGAGAAAGAATTGGAAGTATATCGAAAGAAGGTCGTCGATTACGAGGAGAAAGAGAGTTTGAGGATGATAAGAAGGATAAGAGATGGAAGTGTAAGAAGTGGGAACTCATCTGCTTCTTGCAGCCATGAATGTTATAGTGATCATGAGCTATCTATTGATCTAAATCATGAAGGGAGGGATGGAGATACTATGAGCTTCAATGGCAACCAAGAAAGCAGTAACTACAATACTCCAGCTGCTGAAATCATAAATTTGGAGGAAATGGCTTTAGACTGTGTGAAGAATATTAGTGTTCTTGATGACTCATTGGTAGAATTCGAGGAAGAGAGGACATCCATACTTGATCAGCTTAAAGCATTGGAGGAGAGGCTAATCAAATTGGGTGTCAGTAATGAATTATCCGAGGATCATAATGATTTTAGCAGTCTAGAAGATAATGGTTTTTCAAAAGACAAACATTACCATGAGGAAAAAACATTGAGCTCCATGGCAAAGAGTCTGCTTCCACTATTAGATGCAGCTGGTGATGAAACTGATCAGGAAGGACTAAGATATGAAGACAATGTTGTTGAATATAAATCTGATGATCAAATTCAGGTTTCTGAATTGGACAAACAGAAAGTAATCAAAATCGAGGAGGTTGACCATGTGTATGAGAGGCTACAAGCTCTTGAATCAGACAGTGAGTTTCTGAAACATTGTATGGGCTCTATAAAGCAAGGAGATAAAGGAAAGGATCTTCTTCAAGAGATATTGCAGCATTTAAGGGATCTAAAAACCATTGAACTCCAAGAAAGGAATATGCATCGTGGTTCTTTGAGTTTTGGTGAAGTTCCTTTATAA
- the LOC107416288 gene encoding myosin-binding protein 3 isoform X2, which produces MASNRFATMLHRNTHKLILILVYALLEWVLIILLLLNSLFSYLITKFANYFGLKKPCLWCSRVDHILEPGKGTKSYTDLVCESHAMEISQLGYCSNHQKVAESQKMCGNCLASQPNYIGKSTGMTRRMAFISWMNDNRLENDENVFTCSCCNESLSSKNQHPHLLFKSAWESMEYNQKGDLIIEAMDGDDNDNNGGEYLGSIKHDKLPNHSKNIDCEMEINNEEHDDDGDTRIADENRFPSNVHSFSLRETPEEDCLSSASMFICYEKEAMEDNKSSSLDIARQDSNGTEFGTQFSDGSTIHCCSEEDDLVEIIDLSCKDHRIHDLNHRLIPIELIDFSTRADQGLYSLKEEDSVKHSHEDENLHYNSRVGSQLEIAGKAELVIMNKSAEKTGNGEFESSKMEEAAVDKSSLPDGEDREQDLVGKSSEQVFTSQEVQTLSTNVKKVAMENPNNQPAESKEERDAFLDDQTISRTLVSTQVSDCSADQFQEDQSLINNDGAEIYKGPDALMAQNDHGSQHMEKAVVHRETGSVEKNQNGTENLCLLSEDNEPKEEKYPDTPTSVENLHYLEKKQLQFERRESGTKESFYGNVVNQLEGSDVVTTIEALKAALQADRKVLSALYAELEEERSASAIATNQTMAMITRLQEEKAAMQMEALQYQRMMEEQSEYDQEALQLLNDLMVKREKEKQELEKELEVYRKKVVDYEEKESLRMIRRIRDGSVRSGNSSASCSHECYSDHELSIDLNHEGRDGDTMSFNGNQESSNYNTPAAEIINLEEMALDCVKNISVLDDSLVEFEEERTSILDQLKALEERLIKLGVSNELSEDHNDFSSLEDNGFSKDKHYHEEKTLSSMAKSLLPLLDAAGDETDQEGLRYEDNVVEYKSDDQIQVSELDKQKVIKIEEVDHVYERLQALESDSEFLKHCMGSIKQGDKGKDLLQEILQHLRDLKTIELQERNMHRGSLSFGEVPL; this is translated from the exons ATGGCTTCCAACAGGTTTGCAACCATGTTGCATAGAAACACCCACAAACTCATTCTAATTCTGGTTTATGCACTTCTTGAATGGGTTCTGATAATCCTTCTGCTCTTAAACTCCTTGTTCAGCTACTTGATTACCAAATTTGCAAATTACTTTGGTCTTAAAAAGCCCTGCCTGTGGTGTTCTAGAGTTGATCACATCTTAGAACCTGGTAAAGGAACAAAGTCTTATACAGATCTTGTATGTGAGAGCCATGCAATGGAGATTTCTCAATTGGGTTACTGCTCAAACCATCAAAAAGTTGCTGAATCACAAAAAATGTGTGGGAATTGCTTGGCCTCTCAGCCAAATTATATCGGAAAATCCACGGGAATGACTAGGAGGATGGCTTTCATATCGTGGATGAACGACAACAGGCTCGAAAATGATGAAAATGTTTTCACGTGTTCTTGTTGCAATGAGAGCTTGAGCAGCAAAAATCAACATCCTCATTTGCTGTTTAAGTCAGCTTGGGAATCTATGGAGTACAACCAGAAAGGAGATTTGATTATAGAAGCAATGGATGGTGATGATAATGACAACAATGGAGGTGAGTACCTTGGGTCAATAAAACATGATAAGCTGCCAAATCACAGCAAGAATATTGATTGTGAGATGGAAATAAACAACGAAgaacatgatgatgatggtgatacTAGAATAGCAGATGAAAATCGTTTTCCTTCTAATGTTCATAGCTTTAGCTTGAGAGAAACACCAGAGGAAGATTGTTTAAGTTCTGCATCAATGTTTATTTGTTATGAAAAGGAAGCAATGGAAGATAACAAATCAAGTTCACTTGACATTGCGAGGCAAGATTCTAATGGCACCGAGTTCGGTACTCAATTCTCGGATGGTTCTACCATCCATTGTTGTTCTGAAGAAGATGATTTAGTTGAAATTATTGATCTCTCTTGCAAGGATCATAGGATTCATGATCTCAATCATCGTTTGATTCCTATCGAGTTGATCGACTTTTCAACAAGAGCAGACCAGGGACTCTACAGCTTAAAAGAGGAAGATAGCGTAAAGCATTCTCATGAGGATGAAAATCTACATTATAATTCAAGAGTTGGATCACAACTCGAAATTGCAGGCAAAGCAGAATTAGTAATAATGAACAAAAGCGCAGAGAAGACAGGTAATGGAGAATTTGAAAGCTCGAAAATGGAGGAGGCTGCTGTTGATAAATCTTCATTGCCAGATGGTGAAGATAGAGAACAAGATTTGGTAGGAAAGTCAAGTGAACAAGTTTTTACAAGTCAAGAAGTTCAAACTTTATCAACCAATGTTAAAAAAGTAGCCATGGAAAATCCAAACAACCAACCAG CAGAATCTAAAGAAGAAAGGGATGCATTTTTGGATGATCAAACTATTTCAAGAACCTTGGTAAGCACACAAGTTTCTGATTGTTCAGCTGATCAATTTCAAGAAGATCAATCTCTCATAAACAATGATGGTGCTGAAATTTATAAGGGTCCTGATGCGTTAATGGCTCAGAATGATCATG GTTCACAACATATGGAAAAAGCTGTAGTGCATAGGGAAACAGGTTCAgttgaaaaaaaccaaaatgggACAGAAAATCTATGCTTGCTTTCAGAGGATAATGAACCGAAGGAAGAGAAATATCCTGACACACCGACTTCTGTTGAGAATCTCCATTACTTGGAGAAGAAGCAGCTGCAATTCGAGAGGAGGGAATCCGGGACAAAGGAGTCTTTCTATGGAAATGTCGTTAATCAACTGGAAGGTAGTGATGTAGTTACAACTATTGAAGCACTTAAAGCAGCTTTGCAAGCGGATCGAAAAGTACTGAGTGCTTTATATGCAGAACTAGAGGAAGAGAGGAGTGCCTCTGCAATAGCTACCAACCAGACAATGGCAATGATAACCAGGCTTCAAGAAGAAAAAGCGGCTATGCAAATGGAGGCCTTGCAATACCAAAGGATGATGGAAGAACAATCCGAGTATGATCAGGAAGCTTTACAGCTACTGAATGACCTGATGGTCaaaagagagaaggagaagcaGGAACTCGAGAAAGAATTGGAAGTATATCGAAAGAAGGTCGTCGATTACGAGGAGAAAGAGAGTTTGAGGATGATAAGAAGGATAAGAGATGGAAGTGTAAGAAGTGGGAACTCATCTGCTTCTTGCAGCCATGAATGTTATAGTGATCATGAGCTATCTATTGATCTAAATCATGAAGGGAGGGATGGAGATACTATGAGCTTCAATGGCAACCAAGAAAGCAGTAACTACAATACTCCAGCTGCTGAAATCATAAATTTGGAGGAAATGGCTTTAGACTGTGTGAAGAATATTAGTGTTCTTGATGACTCATTGGTAGAATTCGAGGAAGAGAGGACATCCATACTTGATCAGCTTAAAGCATTGGAGGAGAGGCTAATCAAATTGGGTGTCAGTAATGAATTATCCGAGGATCATAATGATTTTAGCAGTCTAGAAGATAATGGTTTTTCAAAAGACAAACATTACCATGAGGAAAAAACATTGAGCTCCATGGCAAAGAGTCTGCTTCCACTATTAGATGCAGCTGGTGATGAAACTGATCAGGAAGGACTAAGATATGAAGACAATGTTGTTGAATATAAATCTGATGATCAAATTCAGGTTTCTGAATTGGACAAACAGAAAGTAATCAAAATCGAGGAGGTTGACCATGTGTATGAGAGGCTACAAGCTCTTGAATCAGACAGTGAGTTTCTGAAACATTGTATGGGCTCTATAAAGCAAGGAGATAAAGGAAAGGATCTTCTTCAAGAGATATTGCAGCATTTAAGGGATCTAAAAACCATTGAACTCCAAGAAAGGAATATGCATCGTGGTTCTTTGAGTTTTGGTGAAGTTCCTTTATAA